One region of Jonesiaceae bacterium BS-20 genomic DNA includes:
- a CDS encoding histidine phosphatase family protein, producing the protein MQQTLHLIRHGEINSNITGALDTATPGPPLNTTGLDQAQRLVNTFANASLDTIYASTAIRAQMTAEPLAQARGLEINVRDGLKEISAGSLEMSADRAHQKEYLGVITSWMLGELDTKLAGGTTGHEVLDRFDSVVTEIKESGAQHTAIVAHGAVIVFWSAMRAPNLTGDILQNYPPLNTGVVSLRPTSPDRLLTVTGLSATGARPDWIAKSWMGISL; encoded by the coding sequence ATGCAGCAGACCCTGCACCTGATCCGTCACGGTGAGATTAACTCCAACATCACCGGTGCCCTTGATACGGCAACTCCCGGGCCTCCGTTGAACACCACCGGCCTTGATCAGGCCCAACGGCTAGTGAATACCTTTGCCAACGCATCCCTCGACACCATCTATGCATCGACCGCTATCCGGGCCCAGATGACCGCGGAACCGCTTGCCCAAGCACGTGGCCTGGAGATCAACGTGCGTGACGGGCTCAAGGAGATTTCCGCCGGCTCCCTTGAGATGAGTGCCGACCGCGCCCACCAAAAGGAGTATCTGGGTGTAATAACTTCTTGGATGCTGGGTGAGCTGGACACCAAACTGGCCGGCGGCACGACCGGTCACGAGGTCCTCGACCGGTTTGATTCCGTAGTCACCGAGATCAAGGAATCCGGCGCCCAGCACACCGCGATTGTGGCTCACGGTGCGGTCATCGTATTTTGGTCAGCCATGCGCGCCCCCAACCTCACCGGGGACATTTTGCAGAACTATCCTCCCCTGAACACCGGGGTGGTCAGCCTGCGCCCCACCAGCCCAGACCGCCTCCTGACCGTGACGGGGCTGTCTGCAACCGGCGCGCGTCCGGACTGGATTGCAAAGTCTTGGATGGGAATTAGCCTCTAA